Part of the Deinococcus fonticola genome, TCGTGCGTGACGATCAGGACGCCGGCCCCCACCCGCCCGAACAGGGCGCGCAGGTCGGTGCGCAGTTCTGACCGCAGTTTCTCGTCCAGGTTGGACAGCGGTTCATCCAGCAGCAAAAGCGGTGAGTGTGTGGCCAGGGCGCGCGCCAGGGCCACCCGCTGCTGCTGCCCGCCCGACAACTGCGCCGGGAAACGGCCCGCCAGTTCCTCCAGCGCCACCAATTCCAGCGCCTCCCGTGCCCGCATTTGCGCTGTAGGCCTTGACTCACCGCGCATGGTTGGGCCGTAAGCCACGTTCTTCAGTACGCTCAGGTGAGGAAACAACGCGTAATCCTGAAACACCAGCCCCACGTGGCGCTGCTCCGGCGGCAGGGCCGTGACCTCACGCCCACCCACGAACACCTGCCCGGCGTCGGGTTGCTCCAGACCCGCCACGCAGCGCAGCACCGTACTTTTGCCGCACCCCGACGGCCCCAGGAGGGCCAGCGTCTCTCCGGCCTGAACTTCCAGCGAGACGCCCCGCACGGCCTGCACCGTACCGAAAGACTTGGAGAGTGACTGGGTGAACAGGGCGGCGGGCATGCCCGAGTGTGTCACGTCACTTCACCTTCGCCGCCATCCAGCAGGGTAAAAGCAGTGATAGCAAGAAGCAGCAACACGCTGGCCAGCGCGCAGGCTTCCCCCAGATTGCGTTCGCCGGGGCGGCCCAGGCGTTCGTAGAGGCCAGTCGAGAGGGTGGCCCACTCTGGGCGGGTCAGCACCAGCGTGGCCCCGAACTCGCCCAGCACGGTGGCCAGGGCCAGGGCACTTCCGCCACGCAGGGCCGGCAACACCAGCGGAAAGGTCACGCTGCGGTGGGCCTGCCAGCCACTGGCCCCCAGCGTGCGGGCGGCCTCAAGGAGACGCGGGGGCAGCGCCCGCAGGGCGGGCAGCAGCGAGCGCACCACCAGCGGCAGGGCCAGCAGCGTGTAGGCGGCCAGCAGCAGCGGCAGCGTAGCGGCCAGCACCGGGTAGGCCAGCAGGTAACCGACGGCCAGACTGACCGGCGACACCATCAGGGGAAGCAGGGAAATGAGGTCCAGCGTGCGTGAGCGGGCCAGCCAGGCGCCCAGCGCGTACAACCCGCCCAGCAAGGTGGCGCCCAGCAGGGCCAGGAGGCCAAAACGAAGGGTGTTTCCCAGCAACAGCGGCGTCTGCTCGTCGTGGAGGACGCCCTGCCAGTAGGCCAGCGTGGGGCCGGCAGACCCCAGGAAACCACGCAGCACCACCGCCAGCAGCGGCGAGAAGCAGAGCATTACTGTAAGCAGCCCCAGGCTCAGCAGGCCCGCTTTTGCTGCTCCAGTGGCGCGGGGAAGGTGACTGGCCGGAATGCCCACCCCACCGCGCGTCAGCAGCGTGTAGACCCAGGTGGCTGTCAGCGTCAAAAGCAGTTGTCCGACAATCAGGGCACTCGCTTCGGAGAGGCGCAGTTGCAGGGCAGTCAGCGTGTAGATCTCGACTTCCAGGGTGGCGTACTTTTCTCCGCCCAGCGCCAGGGGGAGCCCGAAGCTCAGGGCCGAGTACAGGAACACCAGCACGGCCCCCGCCGCCAGCCCCGGCAGAGCCAGGGGCAAAGCCACCGTGCGGGCTGCCTGCCACGGCGTGGCCCCCAGCGAACGCGCCGCACCGATCAGAGCGGGTGAAACGCGGGAAAACCCGCCGTAAGCCAGCCGAATCATGATGGGCAGGTTGAAGAACAGGTTTCCCAGGATCAGCAGGGTGGGTGTTTCACTCAGGTCAAGCTGCGTCAAGCGCGTGATCCACCCCTGCGGCCCCAGCAGGGCGGACAGGCCCAGCACTGCCACGAGGGTCGGCGTGACGAAAGGCAGCAGCAGCAGGCGCAGGAACAGCGCTTTCCCCGGCACGTGATACTGCGAGAGCAGATAGGCCAGTGGAGCACCCAGCAGGAAAGCTGCCGCCGCTGTTAAGGTCGCCTGCAACAACGTCCAGCCCAGCCGTCCCAGAAAATACGGATCGCGCCACACGCCCAGGTTCACGCCGCCTTCCAGGAGCGTGCGGCCCAGCGGCACCAGCAGCAGCAGCACCGTAAACAGCAGCGCGGGGGCGGCCAGCAGCCAGCCCGTCAGGCGACGGCTCAGCATTTCAGGCGTCTTCCAGCCCGTCCAGCACGGCGCTGCCCCGCGTGGCGTCGCGCAGGGCGGTGGCGAAGATCGGGGCATCTTCAGGATAAACCTCCACCTGTAACCGGATGCCTGTGGCGGTGTACTCCTCCTCCCCTTTGGCAATGTCGAATTGACCCAGCAAGTGATACAGGCTGCTCAGGTGCTCGAAAGGTACTTTGACTTCGAGTATCTGGCG contains:
- a CDS encoding ABC transporter ATP-binding protein, producing MPAALFTQSLSKSFGTVQAVRGVSLEVQAGETLALLGPSGCGKSTVLRCVAGLEQPDAGQVFVGGREVTALPPEQRHVGLVFQDYALFPHLSVLKNVAYGPTMRGESRPTAQMRAREALELVALEELAGRFPAQLSGGQQQRVALARALATHSPLLLLDEPLSNLDEKLRSELRTDLRALFGRVGAGVLIVTHDQREALALADRVAVMRAGQLVQVGPAPAVFREPHSAWVAAFLGWPNILPQGDGHALLIPEEAILLGVGEACPVTARQVTETGQTVQVHHPLGRLTLHLSAREAPQAGDSLTLNVDLNRVKTVPDDRELS
- a CDS encoding ABC transporter permease — its product is MLSRRLTGWLLAAPALLFTVLLLLVPLGRTLLEGGVNLGVWRDPYFLGRLGWTLLQATLTAAAAFLLGAPLAYLLSQYHVPGKALFLRLLLLPFVTPTLVAVLGLSALLGPQGWITRLTQLDLSETPTLLILGNLFFNLPIMIRLAYGGFSRVSPALIGAARSLGATPWQAARTVALPLALPGLAAGAVLVFLYSALSFGLPLALGGEKYATLEVEIYTLTALQLRLSEASALIVGQLLLTLTATWVYTLLTRGGVGIPASHLPRATGAAKAGLLSLGLLTVMLCFSPLLAVVLRGFLGSAGPTLAYWQGVLHDEQTPLLLGNTLRFGLLALLGATLLGGLYALGAWLARSRTLDLISLLPLMVSPVSLAVGYLLAYPVLAATLPLLLAAYTLLALPLVVRSLLPALRALPPRLLEAARTLGASGWQAHRSVTFPLVLPALRGGSALALATVLGEFGATLVLTRPEWATLSTGLYERLGRPGERNLGEACALASVLLLLAITAFTLLDGGEGEVT